The Raphanus sativus cultivar WK10039 chromosome 6, ASM80110v3, whole genome shotgun sequence sequence attatatgttgttCATTAAGTTTTCATGATTTGATTTCATACACATAATAATTTGTCATGCAATTAAAAATtggttttgtaaattttgagCTAGTGTAAATGAAATACCCACttgaattgttaaaaaataattatatttctttaaaaattcGTGACATATGAAAGCCCATggcccaattttttttatctgacGACAAAACACTCATGTGCCTGGTTTGTATTTGTTACCTAATATTATTAAgctaaatataattatataaacgaATTAGATTTACGTGAGTGTTAGATTCAGTTACGTGAGTGCAATTATTAagctaaataaaatatttagatgcAGTTAGTAATAGTGGATCCCTATTTTTATGAACTTGAAGTTGTGGttacaaaaattatatctaaatgCAGTTaagaaatatatgttttatttttttagtatgtattattaaaaaaaaatagttggacATAACTTTAAATCAATAGGCacacttcaactttaatagtatcgATATTTATTACCCAACGgtaagaaaatgaagaaatatTACCGTTGTTCTTTTAGTCCCGAGGAGACAGAGAGACCTTGCAATATTCACCTCGACAAAGGTGGTCATTTATTGGTGATGTTATTCTGACGACTTGAATCTCAACCGTGAGATTTGAAATATGGATTATGCAATTTCAAAATAGCACGAGGTAATGAAAACGTTAAAACTGGGCCTGTAAGCCCATTAAGGGTATAATAAACGGCCCGGAAACGACGATTACGTGTCACTATCCAAATCGGCTAAAAGTGCGTGCCCTAACGTCGcgacggagagagagagagagagagagagagagaggctatGGAGGAAGAGGAGCACGAGGTATACGGCGGAGAGATTCCCGACGTCGGAGAGATGGATGGAGACATGGACATGACTGCCGCTGATGATGATGCCGCTAAGGTCTAATCGCTACTCTTCTCTCTCTTACTGATcgattgatttgatttgatttgattgatTTGGTGGTGTTGGTAAACAATAGGAGTTGGATGAGATGAAGAAGCGATTGAAAGAGATAGAGGACGAAGCTGCTGCTCTTCGTGAGATGCAGGCCAAGGTTGAGAAGGATATGGGACCTCAAGGTTTGATTCTTATTCTGATTGTTAAGCGAGGAAGATCAAGCTCTTTGTTAAATTCAATTTCGAATTGCAGATGCTGGTACTGTAGCAGCAGATCAAGCAGGCAAAGAGGAGGTGGATGCTCGATCTGTTTTTGTTGGCAATGTAAGAACCTCTTACATGCTTCTTTCTGGTTGATTTcatagtttttgtttctctttctgAATTAGTGTGCATTCAGCTATATACTGTGAATCGTGTGTAGATGACTAGCTCAGTTCATAAAAAGAGAGGTTAGAAGAGTGTATTATGGTTCAATTGTGAGTCCATAATCTGATTATTTTTCTCTTACTTTCTCTACAATGCTATCAAATCTAGTCAACCATGAATTATATGGTGTAATCATACATCTTTCTTGTTATGGCCATGCACTGGATATCTGTTCAGTGGCGAGTCTAGATTTGGCGAATATTATGAATGGTAAAACTTGGTGACGAGAGAGAGTGTAGAGTACATCGTAATTGGTGTCTGAGAGTTTTGTTGTTAGGGATTGAGGGGTGAGGAGATGTTGTCTTCATCTAACTGAGGAACCTGAACTTTGAGAGATAAATCGTTTGTTCAAATTTTAGTCTTCctgttgttttctttttttctttattttgctGTTCTTATGACTCTTCTCACTACAATCGCAGGATTTTTCTCATATCAGAAGTTCTTATTAGCTCTCGGTTGTCAGCTAGGTTTAGTGGGGTCtctacattttttttctaagttaaaaaaaaaatctgctcTGTTCTCTTGTTGAAcatgattcaaaaaaaaaaactaaaaaacgcaaaagaaaacaaaaagaaaaaaaaagacaaaaaaaaaagaaatgaatacGTTGTAgagcaaaaaaatgaaaaaaagaaagaaaaaaatagttagaAGAAACGGGAAATTAGTTGAGTAGGTGTATTTTGCAATCCTAACTCAAGGAGATAGCCCTTAAAGAGCTGAACCAAGATGGTAGATGCTTTCCAGTCAAGATGCATATCTGCTATCTGCAGAGATTTGGTTGAGAGGCTGCAGTCAGTTTGGTgctaacaaaaatataaactttgtGCTTGGCACACAGCGTAAGggccctttttttttttgtcttgatgGCTTCTCAAGTATGCTAGGTTTCTACTCTGCTTTTGCTTTGCGTTCTTATTCATCTTTGCACGTATGAAAAGGAGGAATGTGTTTGCTTTGTGACGCTGAACTTGTTAATTTGAGTGGATTGCTCTTCTCGTCGTTTTATTTCTTGTTTGTTGTAAAATATAACCGCATTTTTTTAACTGTGCAGGTTGATTACGCTTGTACACCTGAAGAAGTGCAGCAACACTTCCAATCATGCGGCACAGTCCACCGGGTGACAATTCTGACAGACAAGTTTGGGCAGCCAAAGGGGTTCGCTTATGTCGAGTTTGTGGAAGCTGAAGCTATACAAGAGGCGCTACAACTGAACGAATCAGAGTTACATGGTCGTCAGATAAAGGTACACAAAAGCTTCTTCTTGGTTCTTACTATAACCCACTAAGACCAAAACACTTTTACCATTGTCTGAAAATTTGTAGGTGATGCCTAAGAGAACAAACGTTCCTGGATTGAAACAGTTCCGCGGTAGAAGATTCAACCCGTACATGGGATTCCGCAGACCTTTCATGTCTCCCTATATGTATTCTCCATATGGATATGGGTAAGTTTATTTTAACACCGAGACATACTATTGTATATTTGTCAcagttttcttctcttcttaaccttttttgttgttgttatgttCTTAATATTTATGCAGGAAAGTTCCAAGGTTCAGAAGGCCAATGCGTTACATGCCATACCAATAAAACCATCATGGCTGCTTTATATCCATCCATTGTTTGAGCTTTCAGTGACTTCTCTTTGTTTAAGAACTCTGCGATAAAAGTTTTCGAATCTTGAATTGTTTTACAAGTTTCATATCGTCCCTTTTGATCAGTGATGATATACTTTTTTGTTATGTGTTTACATTATGCGGATGGGTTTTAATATCAGTTGAAATTATGTTTACTCCACTGACCCAATCATTGACAATCGTGTAAAGCACTGGTGTTTAGTAGATTTCTATACGACACAGTTTTGAAGACCTCGCTAGCTAGCCATTTCTTACAGCGAACCCGAGTTTGAAAGAGTTCCACATGTTGGAGATCCGAGAAGACGAGAATGTCCATATCGCTTCCTTGTCGATACGCTTTCTTCTTTGGCGCAACTCCTGTCCGCATCAGCAGCCTCTGCTTCGCTGTACGGACGACTTCTCACCGGAATACTAAACTGTTCCCCGAGCCTATCCTCCTCCGCCACGTCACCTCTCCTCGGTGGTCAAACTTGGAGACCGCGCGGGATTGTAGAGCTCATGCGTCCTCTATCGGATCATACGAAGACAGCAGCTCCTCTTCTACAGACGACCAAGAAGCCGCCAATTCCAACGGTTTCGATTTGAACAGCTTGGTTTCTTTCGCGGAGGTGCTTTGTATCGTATCCTCCGCGGTGATCTCGGTGGTTCTCGCGGCGAACTACGTGGCGGTTGGTGAAATCGGGAGAAAGGTGCTGTCTTTGGGTTTTGTCGGGTTGTTGGGCTCGGTCGCGTCTGGTTCTTGGCTTAGACGGCGGCAATGGATGAGGATTTGCAGAGGAACGAGAGACTACGGCGAAGGGACGAATCTGATTCGGAGGTTGGAGAAACTTGAAGATGATTTGAAAACGTCGACCACCATTGTTAGAGTTCTGTCGAGGCATCTGGAGAAACTGGGGATCCGGTTTCGAATCACCCGAAAAGCTCTCAAGGAACCCATTTCTGAGGTAAAAGCACCTCTCACCTGAATAAGGACCTTGGTCTAAACTTGAGTGATCAGTGTAGCTTGCTTGTCTTTATGTCAAGTTTAGTTCTTTCGTGCCTAGTTGTATGTTATATCTCAAGAGTTTGGTCTGTTTTTGTGCAAAGACTGCAGCTTTGGCTCAAAAGAACTCTGAGGCGACAAGAGTATTAGCTGCACAACAAGAGATTCTAGAGAAGGAGCTTGGCGAAATCCAAAAGGTTCTGCTCGCTATGCAGGTACtacatctattttattttcagttttgttaGTTCTTCCAAGATTATGCCATGCCTGAAACTGGAGACGGCCAGACTAGTTTCCTATGAGTTTATGAAAGCTGTGGTTAACTTGCTTTATAGGATCAACAGCGAAAGCAACTTGAGCTTATTCTAACAATTGCAAAGAACGGGAAGCTGTTTGAGAGCACTAGTAGCAAGCCAGCAAGTGACTGACTAATGGATTGGAAAGGCAACAAAGCAGAAAAACCCTCAACATCCAAACAGATACTCTTTCTATAAACCAGACCTAATGATGTGAGAGATTTTTTTGTTGACAAGCTGTTCATGGAGTCTTGAAGCCAAGAGCCGGGATAACACCAAAAATGGATAAGCTACTGTGGTTTTATTGATGTATTGTAGTCACATTGTTTTCTTGTTTGTGTAGTCCATTTGTTTTGAATTCATGTCTTCCCTCTAATAACAGAGAGTTTTTGATGATGATCTCCAAAAGTTTCAGACAATACCCATTCATCATTTGATCATTCCCCTAAAACACAACATCTAAGTTGTTGTGATAGCTTGGTCGGTACGATTTCGATATATAATAAAGATAACCAGATAATATCAAAGGGGCGGTGGCGCAGTTGGCTAGCGCGTAGGTCTCATAGCTACTGAGTGATCCTGAGGTCGAGAGTTCGAGCCTCTCTCGCCCCAATTTTTTGCTACGACGTTCTTTAGTTAACTTTTAGCCGTAGGGAGTGTGTATACTGGGTTCTCGCTTCTCAGTCAGATTGGTAATAGATTCTGGTATCAAAACCATTAAACCATATAATTCATATGCAAACTACTTGATGAGGAGAGTTTATTGTAAACCAAaaagaacaacaacaagagagagagagagagagagagagagagagagagagagagagagagagagagagagagagagagttacatCCCAAGGAAACAAAAAGAAGGGACCGAACATCAAATGCCTGGGGTTATCAGGCAGCTTCGGCAGCTTCTTCAGCAGCTTCCTCCTCTTGAAGCTTCTTGAGAGAAGGAGGTGGTCTCACTACAATGCTCTTCTTCCATTGCCTGTCAAGTTTCCTAGACAACCTCTTCCCTATCCCTTCTTccatctccctctctctcctcaCCGTCAATATCCTCGCTACCTATTCAATTAAACCAACACAAACCAAAATAACATACATCTTTTTAGTATCagttaaattacaaaaattatcgACCTTTGTAAACTAATAATGATTCATCCACTATAACTACCACTTTTATATTCTATAGTTtaccataattttttattttttgattcaAAAGAAAATGTACTTTTTTTACAGCAAGAACCACTTTTAACTTATAGATACAAGTGTGAAGACACAAGAGCAGAAGAAACCTGGCGATTGATTCTGACGCCATGGAACGAAGACGAGGTTGAGCTCGCCGAGCTAGCTTTTCTAAATGAAGTCACCGCTGTCCCTGGCGAGGCGATAGAGAGCCTAAGCATTGTCGGAAGAAGATTAAGAGAGATGACTTCAGTCGCGAACTATGTCTATGAGAGGATAACGAAGCAAACAAACTCTCGGGGTTGAAGCTTCACTTTATATCTCTCCGTTTGACCCTGTTTTTATCTTTAATTACGAAAATATTCCTAATAGTACCTAAATTGCAAATAGATTGtacaaaatgttttttctttccatTTTTCCCTaaatatatctaatctattaaaatatattatctattgTTTCTAGTTTAGAGAACTTTTTAGGTACAAATCCTTTTAATCCGGTTgtttgattaaatataaattttgtgtctctaataattataattagtttaatgaagagtttataagaaaaattaaatataatgtggtataatacaaatataatttagtGTAGTGTGAAAAAGTATTATATGCGGATATTTTAAAGCAAATGAGCTTTTGTTGGTTGTAAAAtcgttttatattattttggtagTTTGTTTGAATGTTCTGTATTCTCAAGGTACTCAAGATAATACTCAAGATAATAACttgaacacacacacatatgtaATATTATCTATTAGGAACCAAGTTCTATATATTCAAACAAACATCCGAAAAAACTTCTCTATAAAAGCTACAAAGTAAAAAATCTTTGCACTCAGCTCCCTCTTTTGATATTTACAACTTCATCAATATATTTCTCAAATTCTCAAATTCCATcgcaaataaaaattaattaccGGCAGCAACCCCATTTGTTCTGAGTGATCAATCCTCTGTTTTCAAGATGCACACATCTTCATTCTTTTTCATTCTTGATTCTTCTTGTTGgtcttttcttgttttttttgtttctaaaaactCAAATCCTATGTTTGTTCACGGTCTCTAGTTGCCCAACTCGAACTCAAGGCTCTAAGCCGTTGAAAATACTCACCAAGAGCCAATAACCCTCGAGCCGCTTGTCGTGTGGTCAAGATCCTATTCATTTGTTGCAACGCCTCGTGTCTCAAGTGATCAGCCTAAGAAACAAGATAAACAAATCAACAAAACTGATACTAGTGTCCTTAAAATCACACAAACATTAGTTCTGTCTTTATACCTGATTTACAAAACTGACTAAAGCTTCTAATCTCTCCATAGCAGAATTCACCTGAGGAATGTAACTTCCTTCACCAAGTCTTCCACCTGCAACGCAATCCGCAAGCGTGTGTTGTAGCTTCTCCATACCTTGAGACAAAGCGTCTTCAGCTTGTTGGCATGATTGTCTTAGATTGCAAACATCTAGTATCTGTTGATCCGTCATGACATCAAAATGTGGCAAAAGAACCTGCAAACaatcaagaaaatcaagaaaatcTTTATAGTGGATTCAAGAACAATTTATAGTCGGTGTGTGAAAGTACCACATTAATGTTTTGATAGCACATAAAGGACTTCGATTAATCCATTAATCTCCAATTGGTTTTAAGATGAAATCtcataaaatttaacaatttttcttttttaccttGAGAAGATCCGAGGGTCGAAACCCGCCTATCCACAGGAAAAACCGTTCTGCAGAAGTTCTCCACATCCCTGACATGACGAAGAACACATCTTCTTTGGCAGCTGCTGACTTCATCCGGAAAAGATCAAAGTAATGTTTCATTGCTGTTTCAACTAGCAAACGGAGCTCCACATCGCTAACTTGTCCTTGCAAAACAGTCCTTAGTTCACATATCTGGTTGTTCTGTTCTTGAATCCAATGTCCATACTCCATCTCAAACGTAGCAATCCCTGTAAATAGAAAGGAACTTTCACTATTATTTATttccgtgacaaaaaaaaaaaaaaaaaaaaaaaaaaaaaaaaaaaaaaaaaattttattcaaagaaAGAAATCTGAGAGTTCATGAAAAGTCCCAAAGACCTTGGAGAACACCAAAAGAGATCACAAGTGAAACATATGTTGTAATGATCAGCTAAAAGAACATAGAGGTTAAAAGATTTTAGCTAAGTATTATATCACCCAATCCCTCATCCTCCTCCTATAATCCATGACCTCCATTGATAATAACAAAGTACTAAAACTTTGCTAAAGAACCTTATCCTCAATAGTGTTTGGAGGGTGTTAATAGATAAGATCATGTGTtaatcagaaagaaagaaaaaaacgcTTCAGAAGTCAAATTTGCACTTATTGAGAATGTCACTTTATGTTCAGCACTAATGGTGGACCAACTTAACAAGAATAACAGTTAAACTCTTGTACGCGCTATAGAAGAAATATGAAATCAAAAGTAAGAGAAGATAGCATCAGAAAGCAAAAAAGCTAGCCATGAAGTCAAACACACTTGATCAAGAAGTCCAGATAGATTGAAACATTTGAAATACAACACAACTCTCAGCAATATTCATTACCAGCTTCAATTCCAAGAATCCCATATTGAAGTACATCATCAAGTTTATAAAATCGATCATGGGATAGGAAAAGACATATAATCAAAGTAAACTATaagataaaaatgaaagaaaactaaaatgtttAGTAACAAGATTAGTGTGGAACAGAGTAAAGTCAAAGTGGTTGGTTTTGATTCATAAACGACGCCGTGAAATATCTGACttttcaatctctctctctggcTTTCACTACGGAAAAAACAAACTCAATATAGTATCGTCTAAGAAAGGAGATCTAAAGCCAAACCTTCTGATGGGTTCTTGGGTCTGGCCAACTTATGTCGCTAAAAccatgaaagaaagaaagaaggctCTAGCGACAAGATCGGACGTAAAGCCAAGAAGTTCCGAGTTGGACACCAAAGGGATTCTTAAAGCTCTTCCTTCTATCTCAAAAACTCATGTCTCATcatcttgaagaagaagaagaagaagaagaagtggaatCATGAGAGAACACGACAACTTAAATGAGacctttaaaaaaatctttgacGTAGTAATTTAAGAAATTTCAGTAGTCAGAAAGATAAATTACTAATATAACTATTATGATTTATAGGAGACTTAACTGGTCGCTGCACATAATTCAAAAAGAGTCTCTCTCTTCGAAATACCTCTAACCTCTCTCTACCACAAGAAGAGTCTCGCCGTGATAAACGTCACCGGTCGACGGGTGGACTACtttagccaccgtcggtccggtttTACAGtttgcttttccttttttttgctttgttcgTAGTATTATCGGTTCGGTCTATCCAATGTTTTTGACTCCGGCGGCACGCTTTTTTTTAGTGGTCGTCCGGCTCTGACTCTGGTGTCGCCACCTTCTCTCTGATGTGGACGGCCGGCTTGCGGTGGTTCTCTGGCGTTCCCAAAATCTTGTATCCAGAAAGAGATCTCGATTACAGATCGATTGATTCTCGCAGCTGGAAGTGGTGAGGTTGATGATGTTGGATGCGATTCT is a genomic window containing:
- the LOC108813285 gene encoding polyadenylate-binding protein 2, coding for MEEEEHEVYGGEIPDVGEMDGDMDMTAADDDAAKELDEMKKRLKEIEDEAAALREMQAKVEKDMGPQDAGTVAADQAGKEEVDARSVFVGNVDYACTPEEVQQHFQSCGTVHRVTILTDKFGQPKGFAYVEFVEAEAIQEALQLNESELHGRQIKVMPKRTNVPGLKQFRGRRFNPYMGFRRPFMSPYMYSPYGYGKVPRFRRPMRYMPYQ
- the LOC108813284 gene encoding uncharacterized protein LOC108813284 yields the protein MSISLPCRYAFFFGATPVRISSLCFAVRTTSHRNTKLFPEPILLRHVTSPRWSNLETARDCRAHASSIGSYEDSSSSSTDDQEAANSNGFDLNSLVSFAEVLCIVSSAVISVVLAANYVAVGEIGRKVLSLGFVGLLGSVASGSWLRRRQWMRICRGTRDYGEGTNLIRRLEKLEDDLKTSTTIVRVLSRHLEKLGIRFRITRKALKEPISETAALAQKNSEATRVLAAQQEILEKELGEIQKVLLAMQDQQRKQLELILTIAKNGKLFESTSSKPASD
- the LOC130495540 gene encoding transcription factor TGA1-like; translated protein: TGIATFEMEYGHWIQEQNNQICELRTVLQGQVSDVELRLLVETAMKHYFDLFRMKSAAAKEDVFFVMSGMWRTSAERFFLWIGGFRPSDLLKVLLPHFDVMTDQQILDVCNLRQSCQQAEDALSQGMEKLQHTLADCVAGGRLGEGSYIPQVNSAMERLEALVSFVNQADHLRHEALQQMNRILTTRQAARGLLALGEYFQRLRALSSSWATRDREQT
- the LOC130495951 gene encoding 50S ribosomal protein L29, chloroplastic-like, encoding MLRLSIASPGTAVTSFRKASSASSTSSSFHGVRINRQVARILTVRREREMEEGIGKRLSRKLDRQWKKSIVVRPPPSLKKLQEEEAAEEAAEAA